In Populus trichocarpa isolate Nisqually-1 chromosome 12, P.trichocarpa_v4.1, whole genome shotgun sequence, a genomic segment contains:
- the LOC7454597 gene encoding uncharacterized protein LOC7454597 isoform X3, producing MVKENEVAAMEIEGPKPNNSDQINPRYSINVLQLLKSAQMQHGLRHGDYARYRRYCTARLRRLYKSLKFTHGRGKYTRRAMNESTVTEVRYLHLVLYTAERAWSHAMEKRQLLDGPNAKQRIYLIGRLRKAVKWADLFSRLCAAKGDSRTSLEAEAYASCMNGLLLFEQDRNWDTALKNFISARAVYEELGKYGDLENQVLCRERVEELEPSVRYCRHKIGESNLKTSELLQIGEMEGPALDLFKAKLEAAMAEARSQQAASLTEFRWLGHRFPISNAKTRVSILKAQELEKDLHGPAADSLPVEKKLAVFDKIYTAYQEARSFIRSDLASAGNADSVKDDLNGLDKAVGAVLGQRTIERNQLLVSIAKSKLARHRDDKNEKVTKPEELVRLYDLLLQNTGDLSDLVSSGRDRKPEEVAFSEDCVLRSMAFRAQRCFYLAKSYSSAGKRTEAFALYCHARSLAENALKKFQTMMDTDEAMTKELKTLYNECRANSCIEHATGIMEDEKAPENLSKKISTISLSGVDKKAEKFLVEKLDVYESAVGEPNVKSVPRIGVFPPAFQSIPRNPIVLDLAYNCIDFPSLENRMKKDKKGFISRLWR from the exons ATGGTGAAAGAAAACGAGGTTGCCGCAATGGAAATCGAGGGTCCAAAACCGAACAATTCTGATCAGATCAATCCGAGATACTCAATCAATG tcTTGCAATTACTGAAATCTGCGCAAATGCAGCATGGATTGAGGCACGGGGATTATGCGCGTTATCG GAGGTATTGTACTGCGCGGTTAAGGAGGTTATACAAATCATTGAAGTTTACTCATGGTCGCGGTAAATATACGCGTAGAGCTATGAATGAATCAACTGTTACTGAAGTGAG GTATCTGCATCTGGTTCTTTATACAGCGGAGAGAGCATGGAGCCATGCCATGGAAAAACGACAGCTTCTAGATGGCCCAAATGCTAAGCAACGTATTTATTTGATTGGGAGACTGAGGAAGGCAGTGAAATGGGCTGATTTATTCTCAAGATTATGCGCTGCCAAGGGAGATTCCAGAACATCTTTAGAAGCGGAG GCCTACGCATCATGCATGAATGGGCTTTTGTTGTTTGAACAAGATCGGAATTGGGACACTGCATTGAAGAATTTCATCAGTGCCAG AGCTGTATATGAGGAACTTGGGAAATATGGAGACTTAGAGAATCAAGTTTTGTGCCGTGAGCGTGTTGAGGAGCTGGAACCTAGTGTTAGATACTGCCGACACAAAATCGGCGAGTCAAATCTGAAAACTTCTGAACTCTTGCAAATTGGTGAGATGGAAGGTCCTGCCCTAGACCTTTTCAAAGCAAAATTGGAG GCTGCAATGGCTGAAGCGAGATCTCAACAGGCTGCATCACTGACAGAGTTTCGCTGGCTTGGTCACAGATTTCCAATTTCGAATGCAAAAACTCGGGTTTCCATTTTAAAAG CACAAGAATTGGAGAAGGATTTGCATGGTCCTGCAGCAGATTCACTCCCAGTTGAGAAAAAATTAGCAGtctttgacaaaatttataCTGCATATCAAGAGGCTAGGAGCTTCATTCGCAGTGACTTG GCCAGTGCTGGTAATGCCGACAGTGTCAAAGATGACTTAAATGGGCTTGATAAAGCTGTTGGTGCTGTACTAGGACAGCGGACCATTGAGCGTAACCAGTTGTTGGTTAGCATTGCCAAGAGTAAACTTGCTAGGCACCGAGATGACAAAAATGAGAAAGTTACCAAGCCAGAAGAGCTTGTTCGCTTGTATGATCTTTTATTACAG AATACAGGTGATCTTTCTGATTTAGTTAGTTCTGGAAGAGACCGAAAACCTGAAGAAGTTGCATTTTCTGAAGACTGTGTTCTTCGTAGTATGGCTTTCCGAGCACAAAG GTGCTTCTACTTGGCAAAATCATACAGCTCAGCTGGAAAACGAACAGAAGCATTTGCATTATACTGCCATGCTCGATCCCTTGCTGAGAATGCCCTAAAGAAATTCCAAACCATGATGGACACTGATGAG GCAATGACCAAAGAGTTGAAAACACTATACAACGAGTGCAGAGCTAACAGTTGCATAGAGCATGCAACTGGGATTATGGAGGATGAGAAGGCTCCGGAGAATCTCTCAAAGAAAATTTCTACAATATCACTCAGCGGAGTGGACAAGAAG GCGGAGAAATTCCTCGTTGAGAAACTAGATGTCTACGAGTCTGCTGTTGGTGAACCAAACGTCAAAAGTGTTCCTCGCATTGGAGTCTTCCCTCCAGCTTTCCAATCAATACCTCGAAATCCTATTGTTCTAGACCTTGCCTATAACTGCATTGATTTCCCATCTCTAGAAAACAGGATGAAGAAGGACAAGAAGGGCTTCATAAGTAGGCTCTGGCGATGA
- the LOC7454597 gene encoding uncharacterized protein LOC7454597 isoform X1 produces the protein MHGLRHGDYARYRRYCTARLRRLYKSLKFTHGRGKYTRRAMNESTVTEVRYLHLVLYTAERAWSHAMEKRQLLDGPNAKQRIYLIGRLRKAVKWADLFSRLCAAKGDSRTSLEAEAYASCMNGLLLFEQDRNWDTALKNFISARAVYEELGKYGDLENQVLCRERVEELEPSVRYCRHKIGESNLKTSELLQIGEMEGPALDLFKAKLEAAMAEARSQQAASLTEFRWLGHRFPISNAKTRVSILKAQELEKDLHGPAADSLPVEKKLAVFDKIYTAYQEARSFIRSDLASAGNADSVKDDLNGLDKAVGAVLGQRTIERNQLLVSIAKSKLARHRDDKNEKVTKPEELVRLYDLLLQNTGDLSDLVSSGRDRKPEEVAFSEDCVLRSMAFRAQRCFYLAKSYSSAGKRTEAFALYCHARSLAENALKKFQTMMDTDEAMTKELKTLYNECRANSCIEHATGIMEDEKAPENLSKKISTISLSGVDKKAEKFLVEKLDVYESAVGEPNVKSVPRIGVFPPAFQSIPRNPIVLDLAYNCIDFPSLENRMKKDKKGFISRLWR, from the exons ATG CATGGATTGAGGCACGGGGATTATGCGCGTTATCG GAGGTATTGTACTGCGCGGTTAAGGAGGTTATACAAATCATTGAAGTTTACTCATGGTCGCGGTAAATATACGCGTAGAGCTATGAATGAATCAACTGTTACTGAAGTGAG GTATCTGCATCTGGTTCTTTATACAGCGGAGAGAGCATGGAGCCATGCCATGGAAAAACGACAGCTTCTAGATGGCCCAAATGCTAAGCAACGTATTTATTTGATTGGGAGACTGAGGAAGGCAGTGAAATGGGCTGATTTATTCTCAAGATTATGCGCTGCCAAGGGAGATTCCAGAACATCTTTAGAAGCGGAG GCCTACGCATCATGCATGAATGGGCTTTTGTTGTTTGAACAAGATCGGAATTGGGACACTGCATTGAAGAATTTCATCAGTGCCAG AGCTGTATATGAGGAACTTGGGAAATATGGAGACTTAGAGAATCAAGTTTTGTGCCGTGAGCGTGTTGAGGAGCTGGAACCTAGTGTTAGATACTGCCGACACAAAATCGGCGAGTCAAATCTGAAAACTTCTGAACTCTTGCAAATTGGTGAGATGGAAGGTCCTGCCCTAGACCTTTTCAAAGCAAAATTGGAG GCTGCAATGGCTGAAGCGAGATCTCAACAGGCTGCATCACTGACAGAGTTTCGCTGGCTTGGTCACAGATTTCCAATTTCGAATGCAAAAACTCGGGTTTCCATTTTAAAAG CACAAGAATTGGAGAAGGATTTGCATGGTCCTGCAGCAGATTCACTCCCAGTTGAGAAAAAATTAGCAGtctttgacaaaatttataCTGCATATCAAGAGGCTAGGAGCTTCATTCGCAGTGACTTG GCCAGTGCTGGTAATGCCGACAGTGTCAAAGATGACTTAAATGGGCTTGATAAAGCTGTTGGTGCTGTACTAGGACAGCGGACCATTGAGCGTAACCAGTTGTTGGTTAGCATTGCCAAGAGTAAACTTGCTAGGCACCGAGATGACAAAAATGAGAAAGTTACCAAGCCAGAAGAGCTTGTTCGCTTGTATGATCTTTTATTACAG AATACAGGTGATCTTTCTGATTTAGTTAGTTCTGGAAGAGACCGAAAACCTGAAGAAGTTGCATTTTCTGAAGACTGTGTTCTTCGTAGTATGGCTTTCCGAGCACAAAG GTGCTTCTACTTGGCAAAATCATACAGCTCAGCTGGAAAACGAACAGAAGCATTTGCATTATACTGCCATGCTCGATCCCTTGCTGAGAATGCCCTAAAGAAATTCCAAACCATGATGGACACTGATGAG GCAATGACCAAAGAGTTGAAAACACTATACAACGAGTGCAGAGCTAACAGTTGCATAGAGCATGCAACTGGGATTATGGAGGATGAGAAGGCTCCGGAGAATCTCTCAAAGAAAATTTCTACAATATCACTCAGCGGAGTGGACAAGAAG GCGGAGAAATTCCTCGTTGAGAAACTAGATGTCTACGAGTCTGCTGTTGGTGAACCAAACGTCAAAAGTGTTCCTCGCATTGGAGTCTTCCCTCCAGCTTTCCAATCAATACCTCGAAATCCTATTGTTCTAGACCTTGCCTATAACTGCATTGATTTCCCATCTCTAGAAAACAGGATGAAGAAGGACAAGAAGGGCTTCATAAGTAGGCTCTGGCGATGA
- the LOC7454597 gene encoding uncharacterized protein LOC7454597 isoform X2, producing the protein MEKRQLLDGPNAKQRIYLIGRLRKAVKWADLFSRLCAAKGDSRTSLEAEAYASCMNGLLLFEQDRNWDTALKNFISARAVYEELGKYGDLENQVLCRERVEELEPSVRYCRHKIGESNLKTSELLQIGEMEGPALDLFKAKLEAAMAEARSQQAASLTEFRWLGHRFPISNAKTRVSILKAQELEKDLHGPAADSLPVEKKLAVFDKIYTAYQEARSFIRSDLASAGNADSVKDDLNGLDKAVGAVLGQRTIERNQLLVSIAKSKLARHRDDKNEKVTKPEELVRLYDLLLQNTGDLSDLVSSGRDRKPEEVAFSEDCVLRSMAFRAQRCFYLAKSYSSAGKRTEAFALYCHARSLAENALKKFQTMMDTDEAMTKELKTLYNECRANSCIEHATGIMEDEKAPENLSKKISTISLSGVDKKAEKFLVEKLDVYESAVGEPNVKSVPRIGVFPPAFQSIPRNPIVLDLAYNCIDFPSLENRMKKDKKGFISRLWR; encoded by the exons ATGGAAAAACGACAGCTTCTAGATGGCCCAAATGCTAAGCAACGTATTTATTTGATTGGGAGACTGAGGAAGGCAGTGAAATGGGCTGATTTATTCTCAAGATTATGCGCTGCCAAGGGAGATTCCAGAACATCTTTAGAAGCGGAG GCCTACGCATCATGCATGAATGGGCTTTTGTTGTTTGAACAAGATCGGAATTGGGACACTGCATTGAAGAATTTCATCAGTGCCAG AGCTGTATATGAGGAACTTGGGAAATATGGAGACTTAGAGAATCAAGTTTTGTGCCGTGAGCGTGTTGAGGAGCTGGAACCTAGTGTTAGATACTGCCGACACAAAATCGGCGAGTCAAATCTGAAAACTTCTGAACTCTTGCAAATTGGTGAGATGGAAGGTCCTGCCCTAGACCTTTTCAAAGCAAAATTGGAG GCTGCAATGGCTGAAGCGAGATCTCAACAGGCTGCATCACTGACAGAGTTTCGCTGGCTTGGTCACAGATTTCCAATTTCGAATGCAAAAACTCGGGTTTCCATTTTAAAAG CACAAGAATTGGAGAAGGATTTGCATGGTCCTGCAGCAGATTCACTCCCAGTTGAGAAAAAATTAGCAGtctttgacaaaatttataCTGCATATCAAGAGGCTAGGAGCTTCATTCGCAGTGACTTG GCCAGTGCTGGTAATGCCGACAGTGTCAAAGATGACTTAAATGGGCTTGATAAAGCTGTTGGTGCTGTACTAGGACAGCGGACCATTGAGCGTAACCAGTTGTTGGTTAGCATTGCCAAGAGTAAACTTGCTAGGCACCGAGATGACAAAAATGAGAAAGTTACCAAGCCAGAAGAGCTTGTTCGCTTGTATGATCTTTTATTACAG AATACAGGTGATCTTTCTGATTTAGTTAGTTCTGGAAGAGACCGAAAACCTGAAGAAGTTGCATTTTCTGAAGACTGTGTTCTTCGTAGTATGGCTTTCCGAGCACAAAG GTGCTTCTACTTGGCAAAATCATACAGCTCAGCTGGAAAACGAACAGAAGCATTTGCATTATACTGCCATGCTCGATCCCTTGCTGAGAATGCCCTAAAGAAATTCCAAACCATGATGGACACTGATGAG GCAATGACCAAAGAGTTGAAAACACTATACAACGAGTGCAGAGCTAACAGTTGCATAGAGCATGCAACTGGGATTATGGAGGATGAGAAGGCTCCGGAGAATCTCTCAAAGAAAATTTCTACAATATCACTCAGCGGAGTGGACAAGAAG GCGGAGAAATTCCTCGTTGAGAAACTAGATGTCTACGAGTCTGCTGTTGGTGAACCAAACGTCAAAAGTGTTCCTCGCATTGGAGTCTTCCCTCCAGCTTTCCAATCAATACCTCGAAATCCTATTGTTCTAGACCTTGCCTATAACTGCATTGATTTCCCATCTCTAGAAAACAGGATGAAGAAGGACAAGAAGGGCTTCATAAGTAGGCTCTGGCGATGA
- the LOC7454598 gene encoding uncharacterized protein LOC7454598 isoform X1 has translation MCLHVETAENLPMGDEASGSKALESPPVKLALEVDAKKSKKRKRRTHCSTMVANDCHITKLEKSYTRVMLSLTKPSYLLGLGSNFIRHENRMRLFHLLQKLVRQHNWTEAAGVLSVFLRATCKDKSPILNRFKYTVSLDLLKHIEGDDVSLSAISSIYDTWMARIGTNLSNTRNKDEQMKEDSFVVRLQFILSRVMQGDIEAERHNVKILMEERGYENHPFFNMILGLISSQLWYSSLPEEMQWKDTFQIHSPTHSDMPATPSQLEMSAMRFSHEVGDSERHNAICNEESGASFHCDSETSVMKDKEISVEVDGSFNREALPVEVGKLHKENLQKDFQPQGFYVNSAESDASFDNNGGHMHLVPNPTAFENSGSWLLPLRTGNWDLDQIVRDEEYRNAVKYLQEAVHSTPPVPAALLPLVQLLLIGCKDKEALDEIEKFCANSSGALPKRMKANILEHVDPNNSVVLATCYEDTLKSDPKCSQSLARLISLHQKGDYSPQSLLEMIALHLDAVFVEYDTWREFALCFFKVSLSEEDEMSVCQHGNEGEKRQSYSVCYNGIPKMFTQGKSVGLWRSRCRWWSTRHFSKSILASEIDAGDWQLLTYKAACASHMYGQDFGYVAKAYTCIQKENNRDLSMFLRQHMQNSLGLYSQLQRGNN, from the exons ATGTGTTTGCATGTTGAGACGGCGGAAAATCTCCCAATGGGGGACGAAGCCAGTGGTAGCAAAGCATTGGAGAGCCCACCCGTGAAGTTAGCACTTGAAGTTGATGCTAAAAAATCGAAAAAACGCAAAAGGAGAACTCATTGTAGTACAATGGTTGCTAATGATTGTCATATCACGAAACTGGAAAAATCTTATACTAGAGTTATGCTGTCTTTAACCAAGCCATCCTACCTTCTCGGACTTGGTTCCAACTTTATTCGACATGAAAATCGTATGAGATTGTTCCATCTTTTGCAAAAATTAGTCAGACAACACAATTGGACAGAAGCTGCTGGGGTGCTAAGTGTGTTTTTGAGAGCCACATGCAAAGATAAATCTCCTATCTTGAATCGCTTCAAGTATACC GTTTCGCTGGATCTTCTTAAGCATATAGAAGGTGATGATGTCAGTTTGTCAGCAATTTCTAGCATTTATGATACTTGGATGGCAAGGATTGGAACCAACTTATCAAATACAAGAAACAAGGATGAGCAAATGAAAGAG GATAGCTTTGTTGTTCGTTTGCAGTTCATCCTTTCCCGTGTTATGCAAGGAGATATTGAAGCTGAACGTCACAATGTCAAAAT CTTGATGGAAGAGCGTGGATACGAGAATCAtccattttttaatatgatcctGGGCTTGATATCTAGTCAGTTGTGGTATTCTAGTCTCCCGGAAGAAATGCAGTGGAAGGATACTTTCCAAATTCATTCCCCTACGCATTCAGACATGCCAGCCACTCCTTCACAACTAGAGATGTCAGCTATGAGATTCAGCCATGAAGTTGGGGACTCAGAGCGGCACAATGCAATTTGTAATGAAGAAAGTGGCGCTTCCTTTCATTGTGATTCAGAGACTTCTGTcatgaaagataaagaaatatcTGTGGAGGTTGATGGTAGCTTTAACAGAGAAGCGTTACCTGTGGAGGTTGGTAAACTGCACAAAGAAAATCTCCAAAAAGACTTTCAACCACAAGGCTTTTATGTGAACTCTGCTGAAAGTGATGCCTCCTTTGATAATAATGGTGGTCACATGCACCTTGTCCCTAATCCGACTGCCTTTG AGAACTCAGGTTCATGGCTGTTACCATTGCGAACTGGGAATTGGGACTTGGATCAGATAGTTCGTGATGAGGAATATAGGAATGCAGTGAAGTATTTGCAAGAAGCTGTACACTCCACTCCTCCAGTACCAGCAGCCTTGCTTCCTTTGGTACAG TTATTGCTGATTGGATGCAAAGACAAAGAGGCccttgatgaaattgagaagttCTGTGCCAATTCAAGCGGAGCACTTCCTAAGAG AATGAAGGCTAATATTTTGGAGCACGTTGATCCTAATAACAGTGTCGTTCTTGCAACTTGTTATGAGGACACCTTAAAGAGTGATCCTAAATGCAGCCAGTCATTGGCAAGGCTTATCAGCCTGCATCAGAAAG GGGATTATAGCCCTCAATCCCTGTTGGAAATGATAGCCTTGCATTTAGATGCTGTCTTTGTGGAATATGATACTTGGAGAGAGTTTGCTTTGTGCTTTTTTAAAGTCTCTCTGAGTGAAGAGGATGAGATGTCAGTTTGTCAGCATGGAAATGAAGGTGAAAAAAGGCAATCCTATTCTGTTTGTTATAATGGAATCCCTAAAATGTTTACCCAGGGGAAGTCAGTAGGACTTTGGAGGTCTCGCTGCAGATGGTGGTCAACTCGTCATTTCAGCAAGAGCATCCTTGCATCAGAAATTGATGCCG GTGATTGGCAGCTCCTAACTTACAAGGCAGCATGTGCGTCCCACATGTATGGACAGGACTTCGGGTATGTTGCCAAGGCTTATACTTGCATACAAAAGGAAAATAACAGGGACTTGTCAATGTTTTTGCGACAGCACATGCAGAATTCCCTCGGACTCTATTCACAGCTCCAAAGAGGGAATAACTAA
- the LOC7454598 gene encoding uncharacterized protein LOC7454598 isoform X2, with the protein MARIGTNLSNTRNKDEQMKEDSFVVRLQFILSRVMQGDIEAERHNVKILMEERGYENHPFFNMILGLISSQLWYSSLPEEMQWKDTFQIHSPTHSDMPATPSQLEMSAMRFSHEVGDSERHNAICNEESGASFHCDSETSVMKDKEISVEVDGSFNREALPVEVGKLHKENLQKDFQPQGFYVNSAESDASFDNNGGHMHLVPNPTAFENSGSWLLPLRTGNWDLDQIVRDEEYRNAVKYLQEAVHSTPPVPAALLPLVQLLLIGCKDKEALDEIEKFCANSSGALPKRMKANILEHVDPNNSVVLATCYEDTLKSDPKCSQSLARLISLHQKGDYSPQSLLEMIALHLDAVFVEYDTWREFALCFFKVSLSEEDEMSVCQHGNEGEKRQSYSVCYNGIPKMFTQGKSVGLWRSRCRWWSTRHFSKSILASEIDAGDWQLLTYKAACASHMYGQDFGYVAKAYTCIQKENNRDLSMFLRQHMQNSLGLYSQLQRGNN; encoded by the exons ATGGCAAGGATTGGAACCAACTTATCAAATACAAGAAACAAGGATGAGCAAATGAAAGAG GATAGCTTTGTTGTTCGTTTGCAGTTCATCCTTTCCCGTGTTATGCAAGGAGATATTGAAGCTGAACGTCACAATGTCAAAAT CTTGATGGAAGAGCGTGGATACGAGAATCAtccattttttaatatgatcctGGGCTTGATATCTAGTCAGTTGTGGTATTCTAGTCTCCCGGAAGAAATGCAGTGGAAGGATACTTTCCAAATTCATTCCCCTACGCATTCAGACATGCCAGCCACTCCTTCACAACTAGAGATGTCAGCTATGAGATTCAGCCATGAAGTTGGGGACTCAGAGCGGCACAATGCAATTTGTAATGAAGAAAGTGGCGCTTCCTTTCATTGTGATTCAGAGACTTCTGTcatgaaagataaagaaatatcTGTGGAGGTTGATGGTAGCTTTAACAGAGAAGCGTTACCTGTGGAGGTTGGTAAACTGCACAAAGAAAATCTCCAAAAAGACTTTCAACCACAAGGCTTTTATGTGAACTCTGCTGAAAGTGATGCCTCCTTTGATAATAATGGTGGTCACATGCACCTTGTCCCTAATCCGACTGCCTTTG AGAACTCAGGTTCATGGCTGTTACCATTGCGAACTGGGAATTGGGACTTGGATCAGATAGTTCGTGATGAGGAATATAGGAATGCAGTGAAGTATTTGCAAGAAGCTGTACACTCCACTCCTCCAGTACCAGCAGCCTTGCTTCCTTTGGTACAG TTATTGCTGATTGGATGCAAAGACAAAGAGGCccttgatgaaattgagaagttCTGTGCCAATTCAAGCGGAGCACTTCCTAAGAG AATGAAGGCTAATATTTTGGAGCACGTTGATCCTAATAACAGTGTCGTTCTTGCAACTTGTTATGAGGACACCTTAAAGAGTGATCCTAAATGCAGCCAGTCATTGGCAAGGCTTATCAGCCTGCATCAGAAAG GGGATTATAGCCCTCAATCCCTGTTGGAAATGATAGCCTTGCATTTAGATGCTGTCTTTGTGGAATATGATACTTGGAGAGAGTTTGCTTTGTGCTTTTTTAAAGTCTCTCTGAGTGAAGAGGATGAGATGTCAGTTTGTCAGCATGGAAATGAAGGTGAAAAAAGGCAATCCTATTCTGTTTGTTATAATGGAATCCCTAAAATGTTTACCCAGGGGAAGTCAGTAGGACTTTGGAGGTCTCGCTGCAGATGGTGGTCAACTCGTCATTTCAGCAAGAGCATCCTTGCATCAGAAATTGATGCCG GTGATTGGCAGCTCCTAACTTACAAGGCAGCATGTGCGTCCCACATGTATGGACAGGACTTCGGGTATGTTGCCAAGGCTTATACTTGCATACAAAAGGAAAATAACAGGGACTTGTCAATGTTTTTGCGACAGCACATGCAGAATTCCCTCGGACTCTATTCACAGCTCCAAAGAGGGAATAACTAA